Proteins from one Gossypium raimondii isolate GPD5lz chromosome 8, ASM2569854v1, whole genome shotgun sequence genomic window:
- the LOC105791347 gene encoding RING-H2 finger protein ATL20, whose protein sequence is MSLLTSLPFIFFLLFLLKPTAAQPCPTSCPGGGPQINFPFGLNPQGSRNGRCSYPGFGLSCSNKTQQLVLNLPGSGEFIVRYIDYEAQQIWINDPNFCLPQRFLHSFNISGTPFDSEFWYTFTFFNCSAIEAAEGGLRPIPCLSNQNYSIVASQAPADIFVDSTDVLQSACHPITTFTVPFVWYGWWDGVRLEWSKPDCRSCIQGRGDCRFKNSTALEIGCFNLPTQGGLPRGAKYGIIIGIGIPGLLSLIGLVSFIGSRVRWYGRGGNLTSLEFSTSIAPSPAVIITGLDGPTIESYPKTKLGESGRLPKPNDNICPICLSEYQPKDTLRTIPECSHYFHSDCIDEWLKMKASCPLCRNSPGGPAEVTPSMSSSPSSSSSLLSP, encoded by the exons ATGTCTCTTCTAACATCTCTCCCTTTCATCTTCTTTTTGCTCTTTCTTCTAAAACCAACGGCTGCTCAACCTTGTCCCACTTCATGCCCTGGCGGTGGACCACAAATTAACTTTCCTTTCGGGCTCAACCCTCAAGGCAGCCGCAATGGTCGCTGCAGCTATCCCGGTTTCGGTCTTTCTTGCAGCAACAAAACACAACAACTAGTCCTTAATCTCCCCGGATCCGGAGAATTCATAGTCCGGTACATCGACTACGAGGCCCAACAGATATGGATCAACGACCCTAATTTCTGTCTCCCTCAACGGTTCTTGCACTCCTTCAATATATCAGGAACTCCTTTCGACTCTGAGTTTTGGTATACCTTCACCTTCTTCAATTGCTCTGCTATCGAAGCTGCCGAAGGTGGGTTAAGGCCAATCCCATGTCTTAGCAATCAGAATTATTCTATTGTGGCTTCTCAGGCGCCGGCAGACATTTTCGTGGATTCTACCGATGTTTTGCAGTCAGCATGTCATCCTATAACAACTTTTACGGTTCCATTTGTTTGGTATGGGTGGTGGGACGGCGTCCGGTTAGAATGGAGTAAACCCGATTGTCGATCATGTATTCAAGGTCGAGGAGACTGCCGGTTCAAGAATAGTACTGCTCTGGAAATTGGGTGTTTTAATCTGCCAACCCAAG GCGGTCTTCCAAGGGGTGCCAAGTATGGAATTATCATTGGCATTGGAATTCCAGGACTCTTGAGCCTAATTGGGTTGGTTTCGTTCATTGGTAGCCGAGTGAGATGGTATGGACGTGGAGGCAACCTCACCAGTCTCGAATTCTCCACGTCAATCGCCCCTTCACCGGCTGTTATCATAACAGGGCTCGACGGGCCAACAATTGAGTCCTACCCCAAGACTAAGCTTGGTGAGAGCGGGCGTCTTCCCAAGCCGAACGATAATATTTGCCCCATTTGCTTATCGGAATATCAACCTAAGGACACATTGAGGACCATACCAGAGTGTAGCCATTACTTCCATTCCGATTGCATAGACGAGTGGCTAAAGATGAAGGCTTCGTGCCCTTTGTGTCGCAATTCGCCTGGTGGACCTGCTGAAGTTACCCCCTCTATGTCTTCTTCGCCTTCATCGTCATCTTCACTCTTATCACCGTAG